GCATCGGACTCGACAGGCTGATGCGCGCCACCCTGGCGCGCCGAAACAGTTCCGAACGGCGAATTTGTGCGTCGCGATCTCGACAACCCCGATCACGATGTGATTTCGTCAACTAAGTGTATGCTACCAGAATCCGGCCGCCGTGTCAAGATGCCGCGTTCGCAGCCTCGTGGCCGAAACCGCCTTTCAATCGGCCCGGCGCTTGCCGCGGCAGACCGCCTCCGAGTCGATCCGCTTGGCCGCCAGATACTTTTCCACCGCCTGCCGTTTGGCTTCGTCGATGATGCGAACCATCTGGCGTTCGCACTTGTAGCTCTCGAACGAAACGCTGCCTTCGACGGCCGCCGTCACGTCCACCCCGCGCGGCACGCAGATCTCACCGACCTCGACGTACCCGGCTGACAGGTAAGTCCGGTAACCCGCCTCGTTGCCAAACGCCGTGGTCAACTCGATCGCGGCCGCTCCGAGACTCGCCGCGGCGCAATCCAACAGCCGCATGATCAGCCGGCCCAACCCTCGCCCGTGCCAACCGTCGGCGATCGCGATCCCTAGCTCCGGTACTTGGACCCCGTGACCCGCCGACTGTGCGTTGCCGCCCGCCTTCCACAAAAAGAAGTGCGCGATCGGCTCGTCCTCGCACAGCATCAGGTACGACGCATCGACCCGATCGACCGCGTTGCGGATCGTCTGACCCAGCGCCTCGGGCAGTCGGACCGCATCGTCCCACGGATACGGGCCGAACAGCTCCCTGGACTCATCGCCGAGGTTCTGCCCGAACTTCAGCAGCAGCGGCACGTCGCCCGTCCGCAGATTCCGCAGCCGCAGCCAGTCGCGGCCGGCGAACGTGAACGAGACGTCAACGCTCCAGGCGTCGCCGGCTTCGATCTTCAACTCCGTGATCCCGCGTCCGGCCTTGCGCCGGGCAAACTCCTCAAGCTCCTGACGAATGCTCAAAGCCAAGTCCATCAACCGTCCCTTCCACAAGCAACCCGATTACACCAGTGCCGACCCCAACTCCCGCCGCCGCTGCCCGGCGGCGGTCATTGTAACACATGCCCGCTCGAAGATGTAGGTCCGTTCGCGTGGCCGTGGCCGCCGATCGGCCCTTGACAATCCAGCCGCCTCCCATAACCATACAGGTATGATCCCGCGACAACGCGGGTGCGTTACTGACCGTTTTGAGGGGGTTCGCCGTGAATGGCCGCTCCGGTATCGCCGCTGAGTTCTGCCTGACCAACACGCTGACCCGGCGCAAGGAACGGTTCGTCCCGCGCGAGCCGGGCCGCGTCACGATGTTCACCTGCGGCCCGTCGGTCTACCGCCGCCAGCACGTGGGCAATTACCGCACCTTTCTCTACGAAGACGTGCTGTACCGCTATCTGGAGTTCCTCGGCTACAAGGTCCACCGCCTGATCAACTTCACCGACGTCGAGGACAAAGCCATCGAGGAGGCCCGCGAGCAGGGCCTCGAACTGGACCAGTTGACCCGCCCGGTCGTCGAGCAGTTCCTCGACACCGCCGACAAGCTGCGGATCCGCCTGCCGCGGGTCATCTCGCGCTCCTCGACCAGCGTGGACACCGCCGCCGAGATCATCCGCGCGCTGATCGATCGAGGCCACGCCTACCGCCACGAGGGCGACGTCTACTTCGATCCGCTGACGTATCCCGGTTTCGGTCGGCTCTACGGTCTGGACATGAGCCAGTGGCCCAAAGAGCGCATCCGCTTCGACCAGGACACCTATCCCGGCGATCAGTGGAACCTCGGCGACTTTATCCTCTGGCACGCCTGCGGCTCGAACGACAGTGTCTGCTGGGACACGCCGCTGGGCCGCGGCCGGCCCTCGTGGAACGTCCAGGACCCAGCCATGATCGTCAAACACCTCGGGCTTCAGATCGATATTCACGGCGGCGCGGTCGATAACCTGTTTCGCCATCACGACTACATCCTGGCCATCATGGAGAGCTACTCACAGCGGAAGTACGCCAACTTCTGGCTGCACGGCGAGCTGCTGCTGGTCGACGGCGAGAAGATGTCCAAGAGCGAGGGCAACGTCCTCTACGCTGAGGACTTTTTCGACCAGGGCTACTCGCCCGAGGCCGTCCGATTCCACTTCATCAACGGCCACTACCGCCAGCCCATCGACTTCCGCCGCCAGCGACTCGACGATACGGTCGGGCGACTCGACCGGCTCACCGCCGCCACCAGACAGCTCTGCCGCGCCGCCGAGGAAGCGTCAGCGCCCGACACCCTCAACGCACCGGAGGCGGTCGAACTGCTCGCCGCTTTTGCCGCGCACATGAACGACGACCTTCACGTCGCCGACGCCGTCGACGCCCTCGAACAAACGCTGCTTCGCCTCGCCGACAGCGAGAAACAAACCCAACTCGACCCGTCAACCTGCGCCCAGTGCACCGCCGCCCTCAACCGGATCGACAGCGTCCTTCAGGTCGGCCTGCTCTCTGCGTAGGGCGGGTGGTTCTCGCCGCAGGCGAGGTTCACCCGCCATCCCCGTACCCAGGTCACACGATTTCCAGCGCGTCCCGATCCGGCAGCTCCGGGAACCGCGCCGTCGGCAGCGTCTGGTACCAGTACGCCACCGAGGCGATATCGTCCTGAAGCGGCAGATACCGCCCGCCGCTGCGCCAGCCGAGGGCCTGGATCGTCACCCGCAAATCCCGCTCGAACCGGATCGGGTCCATGATGTGCCAGCGGTAGAGGCCAAACCGCGTCTGCGACGCATACAGCCCGTCCGGCCGGATCACCTGCGGCAGACCCGCGTACGGCGTGGTGAATTCGCGATACCCGCCGTTCTCCTTGCCCAGGTCGAAGTTGTACGACCCGCAGAAGTAGTCCTCGGTGCCCGTCCCGCAGATCGTCGGAAACGCCTGGTCTCCGTCCATGTAGAACTTGATCTCCCCTTCGCCCCACCAGCCGCAGTTGTTGACGCCCCACGCCATGTACGTCCCCACGTAGTGCCCCCGGCCGCGGACCTCGTCCACGATCGTGTGCACCTGCTTGCAGGGCAGCGGATTGACCCGGCGGAACTGGGCATGGAAATACGCCGCGTCGTCCGGCACCTCCGTCAGCGCGTAGGTGACCTGGTAGTACAGCGTCAATGCCTCCGGTCCGATATTCGTCACCGTCATCCGGCAGTGCTTGCGGAACGGCATCTCCCAATAGCAGTTCAACCCGCTGCGGGGATTGACGCATACCGCCAGCGACGAGACCTGGGCGTACTGCTGCCAACCGCAGGCGAAGAAATCGCCGATCGGGCATTCGACCGAGGGCTGATCCTGACCGTCCCAATAGACCCGCAGGATGCAGAACCGCCACGACCCGCTCGGGGTCAGCCAGATGTGCTGAATCGCCCCGGACCCTTCGATCTCGGCCATCGTGAACGTCTGGCCGGCTTCAATCCGCACCGACGGCGAGACCTTCCAGCCCTGCCCCAGATCGCGGGCACAGGCGGCCCCCGTGCCCTCGACCGCCATCCCGGCCTTGCCCTTCTCGCCGGTGAAGTTCTCCGCACTGATCGAACGGGTTTTGGCCGATGAAAGCCGCGAGAGATTCCCAAGATGCAGACCCAAGCCGTTGAACGACGCCATGGCAAATCCCTTTCATCATGACAATTCAGAAAACGCAACCGAGGGGATTATAGAAATCACGGTTACCTTGCACAAGGCTCGGGCAAACCCCTTCCGCTGTCGCGCAGGCAGAGATTTCGACATCTCTCTACAGAAGTTCCCGTGGAAATCCCTGCGCCGTTCCCGCCGCCGGCCCCGAAAACGCCACATTTGCCTCGGCCAGATTCCCATGGTATCTTTATCACGCCGAGACCCCGGCGTTTCGGCTGCACGTCGCCCCGCGCGACGCTTGACAACTGAATCGCTCTCGGATCACGATCCAGCAGACTGTACCATCCTGAAGGTTGGTCTCTGCCGCGATGGGATGCTCAGTACTGCCAGTACTTCCAGACAGTTTGGTCGTAGATGAACCACTGCTCCCAGGGAACGTTCAGGGGGTATCCCATGTAGGACGCGGCATGGCCGTCGCAGAAGAGCAGGTTGGCCTTGCCGGCGTGCCTGGGGTTGATCTGCGACCCA
This portion of the Phycisphaerae bacterium genome encodes:
- a CDS encoding GNAT family N-acetyltransferase produces the protein MDLALSIRQELEEFARRKAGRGITELKIEAGDAWSVDVSFTFAGRDWLRLRNLRTGDVPLLLKFGQNLGDESRELFGPYPWDDAVRLPEALGQTIRNAVDRVDASYLMLCEDEPIAHFFLWKAGGNAQSAGHGVQVPELGIAIADGWHGRGLGRLIMRLLDCAAASLGAAAIELTTAFGNEAGYRTYLSAGYVEVGEICVPRGVDVTAAVEGSVSFESYKCERQMVRIIDEAKRQAVEKYLAAKRIDSEAVCRGKRRAD
- a CDS encoding class I tRNA ligase family protein, which gives rise to MNGRSGIAAEFCLTNTLTRRKERFVPREPGRVTMFTCGPSVYRRQHVGNYRTFLYEDVLYRYLEFLGYKVHRLINFTDVEDKAIEEAREQGLELDQLTRPVVEQFLDTADKLRIRLPRVISRSSTSVDTAAEIIRALIDRGHAYRHEGDVYFDPLTYPGFGRLYGLDMSQWPKERIRFDQDTYPGDQWNLGDFILWHACGSNDSVCWDTPLGRGRPSWNVQDPAMIVKHLGLQIDIHGGAVDNLFRHHDYILAIMESYSQRKYANFWLHGELLLVDGEKMSKSEGNVLYAEDFFDQGYSPEAVRFHFINGHYRQPIDFRRQRLDDTVGRLDRLTAATRQLCRAAEEASAPDTLNAPEAVELLAAFAAHMNDDLHVADAVDALEQTLLRLADSEKQTQLDPSTCAQCTAALNRIDSVLQVGLLSA
- a CDS encoding DUF2961 domain-containing protein; translated protein: MASFNGLGLHLGNLSRLSSAKTRSISAENFTGEKGKAGMAVEGTGAACARDLGQGWKVSPSVRIEAGQTFTMAEIEGSGAIQHIWLTPSGSWRFCILRVYWDGQDQPSVECPIGDFFACGWQQYAQVSSLAVCVNPRSGLNCYWEMPFRKHCRMTVTNIGPEALTLYYQVTYALTEVPDDAAYFHAQFRRVNPLPCKQVHTIVDEVRGRGHYVGTYMAWGVNNCGWWGEGEIKFYMDGDQAFPTICGTGTEDYFCGSYNFDLGKENGGYREFTTPYAGLPQVIRPDGLYASQTRFGLYRWHIMDPIRFERDLRVTIQALGWRSGGRYLPLQDDIASVAYWYQTLPTARFPELPDRDALEIV